A genomic stretch from Candidatus Binataceae bacterium includes:
- a CDS encoding DNA-3-methyladenine glycosylase has product MATRSIAPYARAARKHLSAADPVLATIIAEVGPCRIANRPERFAALARAIIFQQLAGAAAQAIHNRVVALYPGRPFPTPAQILATPDETLRKAGLSAKKALYLKDLARHVEDELLNFHLFANMDDEAIIADLTRVNGIGRWTAEMFLMFNLGRPDILPVGDLGFRNAVMRAYKMRKPPKPKHLAKIAESWRPYRSAAVWYLWQSSDIIVPAAAKKTPARVSRPKPTARRVAGKPV; this is encoded by the coding sequence ATGGCGACCAGGTCTATCGCACCATATGCGCGCGCCGCACGAAAGCACCTTTCGGCTGCAGATCCGGTTCTGGCCACGATTATTGCCGAAGTTGGTCCGTGCCGCATAGCGAACCGTCCGGAACGATTTGCCGCCCTGGCGCGAGCCATCATTTTCCAGCAACTCGCCGGCGCCGCAGCGCAAGCAATTCACAATCGCGTGGTCGCCTTGTACCCGGGCAGGCCGTTTCCGACCCCCGCGCAGATTCTTGCGACCCCGGATGAGACTCTTCGCAAGGCCGGTCTATCCGCGAAGAAAGCTCTCTACCTGAAGGATCTCGCCCGCCACGTCGAGGACGAGCTGCTCAACTTCCATCTCTTCGCAAACATGGACGATGAAGCGATTATCGCCGATCTGACGCGGGTCAATGGAATCGGCAGGTGGACGGCGGAGATGTTCCTGATGTTCAATCTTGGACGTCCCGATATCCTGCCCGTGGGCGATTTGGGATTTCGCAATGCGGTCATGCGCGCCTACAAGATGCGCAAGCCGCCCAAACCCAAACATCTGGCGAAGATCGCCGAGAGCTGGCGTCCCTATCGCTCGGCGGCGGTGTGGTACTTATGGCAGAGCTCGGACATCATCGTCCCCGCCGCTGCCAAGAAAACCCCGGCGCGCGTTTCGCGCCCGAAGCCCACCGCGCGCAGAGTTGCCGGCAAACCCGTGTGA